GCAACTCCGTCAGAGTTGAGATTCCGGAGGCTTCGTTCCTAATCCCGCGGTCCTTCTACGAACCCTTTGAGCCTGATGCGCCAATCAATGAGGAATACAAGGTCGTCGCTCAGCTCCTTGAGGCAACGAAACACGAAGTTCAAGATACCGACGACTTCGTTGAGTTTGAGCTCAATGATTTTGCCGTTTACTGCGAGCGCAAACAATATGAACAGGAGATGTGTTCACTTCATCACCTGGACACAAAGACAGGTTACAGAAACATGTTCTTCGACGGGAAACTGAGCGTGGGAGACGCGGCTTTCTTTGTCCGGCATGTACCCATACGAGCTTTGCCCATTGGTGGTTACGGTGCTCTATCCAAGCACACTGTACGCGATCAAATCTGGGTTCAATCAATTATGAACCTCAAGAAAAACATATACTATCGACTGAACCGTCCCGCCAAAGAGTACCGCCGTTTCTTCGGCCCATTCTTATGGGTTGCCGACCTCGCCAAACACTTTGTTGACTATCTTAAGGTGATGAGAGAAAACGAAAATGATGTCACAATCTTCCATTTCCGTTCAAACTTCAGCAATTGGTTGGATAGGACGCACAAGACAGATCCTGTCTTTGTATCGTGGAGAGAGCAGCATCCAAGTGCCGACTTCCGAACCTCTATTGTTGCAAACTTGGCCTTCTTACACAAGGAAGCTATCGGCGTGCTGGACGACACTGGAACCTACTATCACACCTTGTGGGCTGAGATATGGGAATTCCGACGGTATGAGCGCTTTCCAAAGAGCAAAGAGAGCAACAAGGAGGCACGCTTGAAGTCATCCAGGTCCACAAGTCGAACGGCGTCACCCGCAGGTCAAGTAGATTCTGACCAAGGGAAAAATGTCAAAGACGTTCCCCCAACCATCGTCACACAGTACATTTATGATTGTTTCGACCATCTACCTTTCGGTGATCGCCTTGAAGCCATGTCACTCAGTGATGAGGCGGAGTTGCTCAGGAATGAACTGATACAGAAGCGACACCTGGAGCTTCCGGCGCCGCTTCACCAAGATGCTAAAAACATTTCAACAGCTGGCCAACAGCAAATTCGAGACATCCAACCCGGAGACACTATTTCAACGCAAAGGGATGGCGAGGGCTCTGGCACAAAATGGCGACGTGATCTTTCGCATGGGTTCAACGATGTTGACCGTTGGCTTGCTCTTGTACAGCGCGTGCGTGTTGACAAGAAGGGCATCCGGACTTTCGATGTGATCTGGTACTATCGGCCTGTCGATACCCTCTGCGCCTTAATGAAGTACCCGTGGAATAACGAGCTATTCCTCTCCGACCATTGCTCTTGCGGTGAGCGTTCCAAGATTTCTGAAGACGAAATCATGGGTGTTCACGAGGTTGAGTTTGGAGGAACATCAACCACCAAAGCGGAGTTCTTTTGTCGCCAGACCTATGCCGTTACAGAGCGGAAATGGATAACCTTTGAAAAAGACCATCTAAATTGCTCACATCAGCGTAAAGCTCGTCAGGTGCCACTTTATCAACCTGGCGAGACTCGGCTCGTCATGCTCGATAAGGCGAGCGGTCGGTCTGAGCCTTGCGAGTTCATAACCTTTTATGAGGAGGATGGTACTGGCATCTACAGATTCCGACGACTCATGAGGAGACATCAAGTTGACCCCCAGGCATCAAATGCTCGACCGAATGAGCTGGTGTATAGTGAGAGTCTCTTCGAGGTAAAGAGCCGGCGCGTTCTTGAGCCCTGTTACGTCCGTTTCTTTAAAGCCCAAGACAACATACCAACGCCCTATGATCGTGATGGTGTGGGCAACTTTTTCTACATTACGCATGAAGAAGTCATTGACGAAGAAACTACTGTAAAGTCATATTTGCCTCTCGAGGTATTGCCTTCCTCGCTTCGTCAAGGATTTGATCCCTCCGAGCCTCTGCAAAAGCTGCGCGGGCTCGATCTTTTCTGCGGAGGCGGAAACTTTGGTCGTGGCCTAGAAGACGGAGGTGGTATCGAGATGCGATGGGCAAACGACTATGATGGGAAGGCCTTGCACACCTACATGGCTAACACTTCGGGCCCTGGTGCGGTGCACCCATTCTTAGGCTCGATCGACGATATGCAACGTTTTGCTATTCAAGGCAAGTTCACAGAGAACGTTCCTCCGATTGGAGACGTTGATTTCATCTCCGGCGGCAGCCCTTGTCCTGGTTTTTCTCTATTAACAAACGATAAAACCACTATTGCACAACGAAAGAACCAATCCCTCGTTGCGGCTTTCGGCTCGTTCATCGACCTTTATCGCCCCCGTTATGGTCTCCTCGAGAATGTCCCCGGCATTATCCATAGCAAAATCAATCGCGATCAGGACGTATTCAGCCAACTTATCTGCGCAATTGTAGGACTTGGGTATCAAACAcaattcttcttcctcgatgCTTCGTCCTGCGGCTCCGCTCAGCGCCGCTCTCGGgtttttgttgtttttgCCGCACCAGGTCACCATCTTCCTCAGCGACCGCATATCACGCACGCCTATCCAGAGCATACCAAGAAATATGGGATTGGGAGTACCCCAACTGGTGACTCCATGGCGGAGCGAATCATACCCGTTGCTACACCCTTCGATTTTGTCTCTGCTCGCGCTGCAACCGCCGGCCTTCCCCCAGTCTATGACTCTAAACCGGATATATGCGTCCCATATCCTGATCATCGCGTATCCATAGGTATGACAACCACTGTTCGTTCTAGAATCGGCCTCATCCCCACTCGACCCTGGGGCATGAATTTTGCTCAGGCATGGTTCGGCCTGGACTGTAAGAAGGCTGGCTCAGGCGTTCTCACACCTTCCGAACGTCTCAACTTCCCGGAAGAAGGTAAAACTTCACTGCATCGGATGGCCCCTGCTTCCAAAGCATACGGCCGACAGCGTCCCGACCGTCTTATCGAGACGATCGTGACAAGTCAAAGCCCGGATGATGCAAAGAATGGTCGAACGCTACACTGGTCTGAGAACCGTGTTCTGACAATTATGGAAGCGCGCCGAGCACAAGGTTTTCGTGATCATGAGGTTTTGTTGGGTAATTCGTCAGATCAGTGGAAGATTGTTGGAAACAGTGTTGCGCGAGAGGTGGCTGTCAGTCTAGGCACTATGTTTCGCCAGGCTTGGGTGCAGAGCCTTGCAGATGAGCATCATACTAAAAGAGATGTTGAGGTTACCTCTGCCATCACAGGCTCTTCCAAAGCGCCAGCCCGTATGGGGGTTGAATTCTCACCATCCGTgaactttgatgagtttGTTCCTAAGTCGGCATCTCCCGACAACAAACCCTACCATTCGCGCAAATCACGAAACCCACCTCACATGAGCCAAGCCTCGCCTACTCATAGCTCTACTTCTTCGTCGAGCTCGAAACGTAGCTCTGTCGCCATTGAAGTGCGCGTATTAAAGTCACCAAAGTCTGGGGAAGATGACTCGCCTAGCAGAGGGACATCCGTGGCCTCTAGCCGTACTAGACCCAGTCGGCTGCGGCACACTACTATGAAGAACGAATAGTTTTTGAACAACAATGTCAAACAGAAATCAGAGACGGTGATTTTGATCATGTAACTATCGCCATATTACTGATCAATTTTGTCGGTGAACGAAAATCAGAGGAGTTCTTCATACAGGCAGAGTATTTGTAAATTAGCTTGGTTCGGTTCACACGATACCCAGGAactgtttttctttttctttttctttttgtttttgcaaAATAGAATGTCATTAACGTCATTACAACCAAACTGCTAGTTACTTGGAGGCTGTAGCAAGTGAAAAATAAACCCGTAGAACTCCAAAACAGCCTTACGCTGGTGATTTTCATACCCATGATGCATCCTCTTATCCCAAAATAACAGTTAAACACAACGTAAATGCTTGAAGCAAAATACGGAACTTCACGTGGCTCTCCTGCCAATAACCTGGTCCCCTTTACTCCGAGGTCTCGAGGTCCTTAAGCGTCATCACTTTAGCACCCATAGGAGTCTGAACTCCAGGCATCCTAATGCTGGCATACGGGACACCAGATGCTTTCCCAAGTATGGTCACCAACTGGCGACCTGTAACGAACAAGTCTTTTCCTGTATAGTTATTCATGGCACACTCTTTGAAGATCTGGCCAATTAGTCGTTCGCCGAGGGTTTCAATACTACGGCCACTCGCCCATCCCTTATCATTACTCAGACGTTGCAGAAGGGAGAACAGAGACGTCCGAATACTCGTCTCCATCTCGGGCGTTGGCTGGATAGTTATGCCTACTTTTCCAACAACCTGTCTGAGTTGCTCGATGCACTGTTCGGTCCGCATAGGACGGAAAGTGAATTCGGTGGCAAACCGACTTTTGATTCCTTGGTTGCTGCGTAGAAGTCGGTCCATGTCCTCTTCATACCCTGCCAGGACGATGATAAGCTTGCGGGCAAACTGTGGCTTTGTCACTGCATCCACCAGCTCGCTGACTGCCTCTTCAGCGAATGATCCGCGACTACCGGTGAGTCTGTAGGCCTCGTCGATAAAAAGCACTTTGCCGAGAGCCGATTCAAGTAGACGGCGAGTCTTGGGGCCAGTTTGGCCGCAATATTCGCCGATAAGCTGCGATGCCGAGGCATCTATAACATCAGGCGCCGCAAGCAAGCCCATGTTATAAAAGATTTCACCGAGTTTTCGTGCAGTTGACGTTTTTCCAGTTCCTGGAGGTCCTTTGAAGACATAGGTAAACGGCACGTACGGCCGTGGGTCAACATTGCGCATTCGCATACCTTGCACCATGTACTGATACGATTCAAACTTGGAAATAATCTCTTCGAACCCGACAAACTCATCAAACAGTGCACGAGTGTTCTTCACGGCATGCGACAGCCGGTCATAATCGGCATCAAAGTCCTGAGGTTCCAGAGGAACAGCGTCAAGATCTTCGTCATCagactttctctcttttgcgATGCGACGAGATCGGGCCAAAATGGCTTTGGACAACAGATTGTCCACCTCGCCTCCATTGCCAAAGTTTGGTCGAACGGAAGCTCGCTTCAAGACCTCCATGGCAACTTCTCGCGCCTTTTCGGTGGTGATCAACTTCTCCTTTGCCAACTTGAGATCCAATACTTTGCCCAAGGTCTCCTCGCTGAAGTTTTCGAAAATGAATGCTGCGTCCAAGGGAAATCTTCGTGCCAAACCAGGATTTGTGTTTGCATACATATCCTTCATCTGCTCTGGGTACCCGCAGAGGATGACGCACCGGTCTTCTCCAGCGGCACCAGTAACCTCAGCCACAATGGTGTCGATGATAGCACCTCGGAAGTCGCCGTTCTTAGAGCTACCACTGCTACCATTCGTACCAGGGTCAAGCATATGGGCATCGTCAATGATCAATACATTTCCCTTGGCTTCCCGTAACGCCTCTTTGGTGTTGTTTTCAGACCCTCCAATATAGCGGTCCAGGAGATCGGCTGGAGTCTTGGTGATAACATCGCCCTTTGATAGAAGTCCAAAGTCTGCTAGGACTTTACCGTAAAGCTTTGCAACTGTAGTCTTGCCAGTGCCAGGGGGACCCAAGAAAACACGATTGGGGGAAACATGTAATGGATCATCACCGCGCATCTCTCTGATGAAGTTTTGGTTTACTTGGCTCACAACGGAGAGAATAGATTCTTTCACATCGTCCAAGCCGACAAGTTCTTGAAGCTGCTTCCAAGCAGGACTCTTTTCGGGACCAAGCGAGGGTCTGTTGCCCAATAGGTCTTCTTTTGTCATCGTGTAGTCGTCCAGATAATTCCCTGTCTTCCTGGCTTGTATGAAGCGTTCAAGTTGCCGTCTACATGCCACGAGGAATGCTTTTTTGACAGGCCAGATGTTGCCGAAAGTCTTGTCTTTAGCGTCAGACATAATTCTTCGGATCAGAATCTTGACATAGAGGCCGTCATAACCACCCTCGACTTCCATCCTGTTCTTGAACCATTTCCGCATCATGCCATGGAAAACCATTTGTAGCTCGTAGGCAGTGTAGTTGGGCAATTTTAGAACGGGAAAGTGACTCGAAACCTCGGCGCTATAGCCCATCAGGTCTGACAGACCCCATTCGCCGTTGCCAGAGAAAATCAAGACGACTTTCCCGGGTAGATCTTGGGACCTAACATAAAGACTCCACAAGTTGCTGTCATCGCCGTTCATCAGATGGGCGTGGTCAATAATGGCAATCTTAGTAAGTTAGTAATATGTTCGTTCTGGGAGGATTGTCCCACTTACACAGCCGCCACATGCATTGCAGGTGTTGTGGATTGTGCCCAAAGTGGATGTTTTGGACAAGTTGTATGCCGAGAATCGGTTGATACCTGTGAAGACGCCAGACTTCTTAACAACCCCAAGGgatataaggtatttagcATAGAGACGGGACAACATCGTCTTGCCAGTGCCCTCGTTGCCCATGAAAACCACATCAAAGTTTTCCTTGTTCAAATCGGTTTCACGTCTTTGGGCGGCCTTGACTCTCGCTTTTGTCTGCAGGAAGAAAGCCTTCGCTTCCTCCAGGCCCGATAAAGACATGATTCGGTCCAGGTATTTGTTTTCTGCTTTTTCTACCTTTTTCTGTCGCAGCCATTCGAGTCTCGACGGGGAATCATCTTCGCAGTCTTCGGGTTCTAGGCCGTCAATCGATTCGTTGTCAGAGTCGTCGTTCTCTTCAAGATGAGCCCTTCTATATGAAGTTAGTAAATAGTTCTGGGGTAAATTGGTGAGTACATTTTCATCTTACTCTATTTCATCGAGGAGCTCTTCCATGTTTTTGCAAAGCCTGAGGAATTCTGGCTCTGCTAACACGGGAGGCTCCTCTTCCACCACAGGTGCATCCTCAGATTCCGAGTCGGATTCATCTTCGGTTTCGTAAGGAATGTCGCCATACAACTTTCCAAGACCAAAGACATCCATGTTCTCATCCATGGCATCTTGATGGTCCTCCACGGCCGGCTCTGTGGAAGAAATTACAAGCTTGGAACGGCAACGCCTCCTTCTCAACCGGCGGCGGGGCTTGCGGCTTGGAAGCAGGCCGAGAAGGCGGCTCACAAGGAAACGGGGTTCATCTGTCATAAATTCTCGTGCCCATAGAGGATACGTGGATTTGGGCTTGAGGCCCAGGAGCCAAGAGACGGAAAAGTTGATATCTGTTGATTCAAGCTCCATCATTGCATTGGAGATGATATGTTTGCTCTaagataaagctataagcccCAAAGTGGGTGAAGCGCTGGTGAACCAGCACTGTAATGTAGGTATGTGAAGTCGCTGGTGTAAATTGGTGAACACGCAAGATCCGGCGATGGGGATACGGAAGCCGGAGCGGGGGTGGGGATGGGGATGGTGGGATGGACGAGGAGATCGGGTACGACGATGGAAGCGATACGAGATACAGCGGAAAGAGAGggatagagagagagagaagcgGGGGGCGGTCGAGAGATAATGCAcgccgaagaagaggaagctatCAAAACCTGTGTTATGTTGAGAAAAGTCGAAGGAAGGAAAATGgtttggaaagaagaagaggttcAAAGTAAggctgaggagaaggagcAGTAGCTGGCAGCTGCCTgcttaccttagtaggtacctgcTGTTTGAGGTTGACTGGCTGTAGGCAACCAATGGCTCGTACAGCACAGTAAGACGGGGTCTAACGTTAGTAAGTGCCATGGATGCCTTCCAGGTTCACTGCTTTGAGAGGTTGGAGTAGGAGGTACCtagagtaggtaggtaggtaggggtAAGCGATAGGACAATACATGGGTGTTCATCATGAATGATTGTACTGGGATTCTCTTGACTAGGTAGATAAGTAGCTATAAATTCCCTACAGCCCCTAGGTACCCCTTTAACAACATTAGTGTGTTGTGTTGATCGTGCACATGTTGAGGTTTCAAAGTACTACGACGACCCTGAACTCGAAATATGATAAAACAGTCACCCGGGGTTGACTAGGAGCTTAGGTCAGTAAGTCAACTCTAGCTGTCACTCAGTTAGGCCAGGTCGCCTAGCTCCTCTATTACTCTGCTAGTCTGCCTGCAACGAGAGGTTGCCTCATGCACTGCCACGGGACAATGGCACATTGGATGAGGAATGAGTAGTCTATGGAGTGCCTCGAAAAGTGTACAGTCAGTTAATTGGCTGCTGTCGTCTACGAAAGCTTGGTTTCGCGCATTACAGGACAGGCGTGTACTAGGTAACTTGCCGTTGACgggttgaggttgaacaaGGGGTCTTTGATGGGGCTGTTAGGAGTCTAACAGGTGTGGTTGCTGGAAAGTCGTTTGTTACTCTTTGCTCATATCTCGTGCAATCTAAAACTCTTCTCAGCAAATCAGCCATCTTCAACTGAACTTGATTCGTATCATGATACATATCACCGTCGATACTTCGCTTATCCGTCGAGACACTCTCTTCAAGGTGTTATCGTCCATGTTATCAACTTGGCAAGGCTGAATTGAAACGCGAATCAACAACCAATCGTTTCATTCAAGGTGCCAACACAGATCCGACCCATCGCTGCCGAGCTGCATCCCGCGGGGGGGATTAGGGTCCATCCACCAGCCGCCGAAAGCCGGGCAGCCAAACACTGGCTAGTAGATAGCAGTGATAACCCACTGTATGCGCCAGGATTTAGGCGATGGCTGCGGACCTAGATGGTTCGCCTTGCCGTGCCCGGTCAGCGGCGGGGCCTCAAAAGGCAACTAACTGTACAGGCAGCAAGTATGGAGCATTTGTTGAGGGGAGGGCAAAGACGGGATGGACTGATGTAAACAGATTGTAAAACAAAACGACGATAGGTGGTATCAAGATAATACCAGCATATAAATCTCTGTTTTTGCATATGTTACCCCAAAACGCCCCAGCTTGTGGTGGCCGAAACCATGGCGTGGACCACGGGCATGCAATTTGTCAACTCAGCTGATAGGTACTAAGTCACTGGAATCGACGTGTAACTTATCGGGAACAAGTCAGCGCAGTGGCTTACAAGAGTGAGGCGGTCTCTTGCTGCAAATAAACGGCTGGTCATCAATTTCTCCATCCCACAATAAATAACTCTCAATTCGTGCTCAAATATTGGTACTCATTTTCATCATGGTCGTAGCCTCGGATTGAGCCCTAATCGAACGGATAAAACATCGCCAGGGTTTCATTTTCAGTCTGCTGTTCGCTTTATCCACACAACCCCACGGGTAACTGATCGAGGGCTGGCCTTACCTAACTACCTAACTAGGTACCGGGGCCAAACACGCAAGCACTGGACGTGATCAACAGGGTCTTTTTACGGGGTACCCAATCCTAGTGTCTGTATATCTGTGGCTGCGGTCTACCCTAGACCTGTCGACCTTTGACATGGCTTATTGTCAAGATCAATAGTTGAGGGCTTCACAAATGACCTCTCTAAACAGGGTCTCTCGGCCATCTCAGCATGGAATCCAAGATGTCCAACGTCTTTCATTCTCTCATCTGGAGCAGCGATCGTTATGAACGATTATAAAAAATTCCATTCCATGTGTATGCATTACGGACAttcttctcctttctctCAAATGTCGACAATAAATCATCCATGATCCGTTATCGGAAGAAATCAAGATCTCACCACGGTCAAAACGTTCCGGTAGTCAGTCAATACGTTAGTAGCCAAGGCCAAACTCAGGCTAACAATAAGGATGGCCTCCAATTCAGAACCGGCCCTGAACTAATATGTACCGTCGACGAACCAATCTCAACAAATGTCACACAGAACTCAAGGTTAGCGGTTCCTGACAGGGCTGACCAAAGTACCTTTCCAATAGTCCTGCCTATACCGTGACTGACCGAAGAACGAACAGGATTGCAATGTCTCCGACAACTCACTGGCCCAAGCAGTAACATAGACGTATCTTTTGACAAAGCACTTGCTGCCCGTactctctgatagtcatatccCTTCAATTCCACGACCCCGACGCCTTTGATCGCCGTTCTTGACAACTGCATAGTTCCTACTACCGGAGAAGCTCCGCGCAGTTCCGTATTGGCTGAGCTATGGATCATTCAGCCTCATGAAGACTTGGTTGCTCGTTTTGTGAAATATCATAAATGACAGATGCAACTGGATCAAGCCTCATTGCAGATTGCACATTGCTCAGAAATGATACCAGGACAAGAGCCATTCTGCCATTTTGATATATTTGTTCACTCTCCCCGAGCCCAATGTCAGAAAGAGTTGTTCTTGAGTGGTAACCTCATAGCCTTCCGATCAAAGAACCTTGTCCCAAGTGATCGGCTTACTGCATCGCCTGTAACACAATATGTGATTTTGTGATATCGTCAAGATGTTCTTTGCAAGTGAGTGAGATGTTTCAGACTTTGCTTTGAAGAAATGTCTGATATCGTCATTTCACGTACCCCTACATTTGTTGATCGACGACCGTTTAGATCGACACGAGGCGTGTGTACTCACAGCCATCCTCATCTGTACTCACTGCTGTGCCAATGGCAAAGACTGGTTCCCTTGAGACATTGATGATCCTCCACTAGCTGCGACATCTGTAAAGTCTAACTTCGAATGCTATCATACGAAACGAGATCTAAGATTCGGAACAAGGCTTGATCGAATATGATCTACATATGTACAGATCTAATCCGCATAGGTATTTGCGCATTGCCTTCTTGGGATGTTGGGCCCCGACAACTGAGCACAATAATGCAATGCCAACGTCTTCTCGTGCCTGATCGTCATATCGAACGATTCTAGTGTTTGAGACATGCAGAAATCGACTTGTCAGGTCTTGGCTCGAGTCAAGACCAGACATCTTCGTTGAACATCTGGCAGATCAATCCCGGCCGAACGGATCAAGTTGTAGATGCGATAGTTGGGAGGGAAGAGACGACAGCGCCAACAAGCAACGCTGAGACAGACCACTCTGTCCCTTCGCAAGATGGAGTCCTGCAGGTAGGACAAAAAAAAAGCGATAGATGGCACGAGGTCACTGGTagatctacctacctaggtatgcaTTCCACTTGTTCCAGGCTCATATCGACAAGCTAAAGGGATAGCAACGGCATTTGTGCGTCCTGCAATACCACCAACAACCTTCGGGACCGACGCAAGGCTCTGGAGATTCACGTACATGGCGATCCTGGAGGAAGCCGACACACCCGCTGAGTGGGGGCGTGCAAAGCTGAGAGGTGCATCATGAATTGCTTTTTCCTCTCCAGGTCCACGGTCACTTCTGGGCCTCCTTTGTGAACATCAGCCGGACTACCCGAGACTCAAGACTCAGCTTCTTGTCATCGAATATATCTCGGAACTCCTAGAGTAGTGGAATTGACATGGTGCTTGTCACAACAGAAGTACCGAGCGGAGAGGagagggaagagaagagagcaAAGGACATGGAGCCAGGGTGGTCAAGTGATCGTCACAGACTAACTGCAGAAGTCAGTGAATAGTGTTAAGAAACATGGATGGGAGACGATAGCCCAGTGTCCGTTCACCATGTGACAACAGCGTTTCACGTCCCATCCAAACAACAACGATGTTTGAAGAGGGCTTTGAGATATCCAAAGATCGTCAAAGGGAACGCGCCGAGCCGAACTGAGCTGGATGTTGAGTTCGCACTGCTTAGTTGAGATAACTGGTCTTCGGTATTTTTACCATGGTTTTCAAGGGATGTTAGAATCACATGGATACACCAATTGGCAATCAACTTCGCAGGTTTGGCGTGATTCGCTGATGATGTGCAATATCGAGGCTGCAGACGTCGGGCTGTCGGCACGCTGCTTGGTTGGTCCATCGGCTATAGGTGCACTAGACCGAGGTACCAGAATTCATCTTCTTTGCAGGTTATTTCCTGCAGGTG
This Fusarium poae strain DAOMC 252244 chromosome 3, whole genome shotgun sequence DNA region includes the following protein-coding sequences:
- a CDS encoding hypothetical protein (BUSCO:5318at5125) translates to MPHIDLDEDDGIDVPPEVLANPNIDWMTSSNQNDGFDDVFEDAFVPQEPCTSIGHGTPKMWTKFGETEDEEEDRMSVMEQVDLSSMSPAPSPPNYDSGPGDLFEGMDVEMLDDMEPEMAIEEDFGLAVDQAGATAESLEQEDGTAVKVDTLDPPMGNSVRVEIPEASFLIPRSFYEPFEPDAPINEEYKVVAQLLEATKHEVQDTDDFVEFELNDFAVYCERKQYEQEMCSLHHLDTKTGYRNMFFDGKLSVGDAAFFVRHVPIRALPIGGYGALSKHTVRDQIWVQSIMNLKKNIYYRLNRPAKEYRRFFGPFLWVADLAKHFVDYLKVMRENENDVTIFHFRSNFSNWLDRTHKTDPVFVSWREQHPSADFRTSIVANLAFLHKEAIGVLDDTGTYYHTLWAEIWEFRRYERFPKSKESNKEARLKSSRSTSRTASPAGQVDSDQGKNVKDVPPTIVTQYIYDCFDHLPFGDRLEAMSLSDEAELLRNELIQKRHLELPAPLHQDAKNISTAGQQQIRDIQPGDTISTQRDGEGSGTKWRRDLSHGFNDVDRWLALVQRVRVDKKGIRTFDVIWYYRPVDTLCALMKYPWNNELFLSDHCSCGERSKISEDEIMGVHEVEFGGTSTTKAEFFCRQTYAVTERKWITFEKDHLNCSHQRKARQVPLYQPGETRLVMLDKASGRSEPCEFITFYEEDGTGIYRFRRLMRRHQVDPQASNARPNELVYSESLFEVKSRRVLEPCYVRFFKAQDNIPTPYDRDGVGNFFYITHEEVIDEETTVKSYLPLEVLPSSLRQGFDPSEPLQKLRGLDLFCGGGNFGRGLEDGGGIEMRWANDYDGKALHTYMANTSGPGAVHPFLGSIDDMQRFAIQGKFTENVPPIGDVDFISGGSPCPGFSLLTNDKTTIAQRKNQSLVAAFGSFIDLYRPRYGLLENVPGIIHSKINRDQDVFSQLICAIVGLGYQTQFFFLDASSCGSAQRRSRVFVVFAAPGHHLPQRPHITHAYPEHTKKYGIGSTPTGDSMAERIIPVATPFDFVSARAATAGLPPVYDSKPDICVPYPDHRVSIGMTTTVRSRIGLIPTRPWGMNFAQAWFGLDCKKAGSGVLTPSERLNFPEEGKTSLHRMAPASKAYGRQRPDRLIETIVTSQSPDDAKNGRTLHWSENRVLTIMEARRAQGFRDHEVLLGNSSDQWKIVGNSVAREVAVSLGTMFRQAWVQSLADEHHTKRDVEVTSAITGSSKAPARMGVEFSPSVNFDEFVPKSASPDNKPYHSRKSRNPPHMSQASPTHSSTSSSSSKRSSVAIEVRVLKSPKSGEDDSPSRGTSVASSRTRPSRLRHTTMKNE